A genome region from Mesorhizobium sp. WSM2240 includes the following:
- a CDS encoding DUF1036 domain-containing protein codes for MEPSRWLPAWLGYQGGSTAGAIALVLAIFAPTAARAEFTVCNQTLDVVNLAVGQQIESAFQTEGWWTVGANQCVNVIREELGNRYIYVYATDVFGHPILSGSTDMCVERRRFTIRGIGECWQRGHIAAAFYEVDTREQARWTLFLSGRGP; via the coding sequence ATGGAACCGTCGCGATGGTTGCCTGCCTGGTTGGGCTACCAAGGAGGCTCGACCGCCGGAGCTATCGCTCTGGTTCTCGCCATCTTCGCGCCAACGGCTGCAAGAGCCGAATTCACGGTCTGCAATCAGACGCTGGACGTCGTCAATCTGGCCGTAGGACAGCAGATCGAAAGCGCGTTCCAGACCGAAGGGTGGTGGACGGTCGGCGCCAATCAGTGCGTCAACGTCATTCGCGAGGAACTTGGCAACCGGTACATCTATGTCTACGCTACCGACGTGTTCGGGCATCCGATCCTCAGCGGTTCGACCGACATGTGCGTCGAGCGGCGGCGCTTCACCATCCGTGGAATCGGCGAGTGCTGGCAACGCGGACACATCGCCGCCGCCTTCTATGAAGTGGACACGCGTGAGCAGGCCCGATGGACCCTGTTCCTCTCCGGGCGCGGTCCATGA
- a CDS encoding M23 family metallopeptidase, with the protein MTHSIDASFRLKKQALAERRARARLRKAFVVLGMLVTLALAAALYYTADHWYFGEDYDEDLRFAEDAGDLPAEAPVYVPAIVDLPGDPMWISLSKESASANRVSTLARPAALDQFGVSPEIQLLSDAMLSSSERFMTTIPSTQEDFAFFQAQRTVSAMPATGAADLEGLVDPLASGPDGPGSEAAGWDETISAGKAELPHFQKTEIENNTTVANVTPEPERVEATRDFFIKVLVSRSLDSIALEEGFSSNDAKLAGQALKAVFARDGLQPGDVVALRGFRAKRDVTVFSLMQVSIYAGDTFLGTLARNAAGEFVSSVDPWVRDDLFNYSGEPKDVGLKRQYRLLDAIYSTAARNNVPTAVIGEAIMYLSRGQDLNTFATHSDRLVLIYGGAARGEGGAGGRVLYVGVLGGEKPLECYVYEQSDGEHACVSGDERVHSLTVTNGMATPVNGVMTSTFGPRKHPILKTVRIHKGVDWAAPVGTPIVAAYDGEIVFQGDGGGYGKLVRVAHEGGRETRYAHLQRFERESGAVVKAGDVIGYVGTTGLSTGPHLHFELYLGGEAIDPLASPTLASVSVSDGSAVEILTDRIIQVESGGNARAKNPLSSATGLGQFIDSTWIRMMNTYRPDLARSLSRAEQLALRFDVTISREMVSNLAREGEAYLRARGHKITAGRLYLCHFLGMEGAHKVLASPSSMALIDALGAGVIRANPFLTGKDVGYVLSWAERKMTSRGRRPVAQPVIVTTQITQVSPEFEKYKAAIAELMKPEQQAL; encoded by the coding sequence ATGACACACAGCATCGACGCGAGTTTCCGCCTCAAGAAGCAGGCCCTCGCAGAAAGGCGGGCACGCGCCCGGCTGCGCAAGGCATTCGTCGTGCTCGGTATGCTGGTCACGCTCGCCCTGGCAGCCGCCCTCTATTACACAGCCGACCATTGGTACTTCGGCGAGGACTATGACGAGGATCTCAGGTTTGCCGAGGATGCCGGGGATCTTCCAGCCGAAGCGCCCGTATACGTTCCAGCCATCGTGGATCTTCCCGGCGATCCCATGTGGATCAGCCTCTCGAAGGAGAGTGCCAGCGCCAACCGGGTAAGCACCCTCGCTCGGCCAGCAGCGCTGGACCAGTTCGGAGTCTCGCCCGAGATTCAGTTGCTCTCGGATGCAATGCTGAGTTCCAGCGAGCGTTTCATGACAACCATCCCCTCAACGCAGGAGGACTTTGCGTTCTTCCAGGCGCAGCGGACGGTTTCGGCGATGCCCGCGACGGGCGCGGCGGATCTTGAAGGTTTGGTCGACCCCCTGGCGTCCGGGCCGGATGGTCCCGGCTCGGAGGCGGCCGGGTGGGACGAGACGATCAGTGCTGGCAAAGCTGAGCTACCTCATTTCCAGAAAACCGAAATCGAGAACAACACGACCGTGGCGAACGTCACTCCTGAACCGGAGCGGGTCGAAGCGACCAGGGATTTTTTCATCAAGGTGCTGGTGAGCCGCAGCCTCGACAGCATCGCTCTCGAAGAGGGTTTTTCTTCCAATGACGCGAAGCTGGCCGGACAAGCCCTCAAGGCAGTGTTCGCCCGCGACGGGTTGCAACCTGGCGATGTCGTGGCGCTGCGTGGATTCCGTGCAAAGCGCGACGTCACGGTGTTCTCGCTGATGCAGGTCTCGATCTATGCCGGCGACACTTTTCTGGGAACGCTCGCGCGTAATGCGGCCGGAGAGTTCGTCTCCAGCGTCGACCCCTGGGTACGCGATGATTTGTTCAACTATTCAGGCGAGCCGAAGGACGTCGGCTTGAAACGTCAGTACCGCCTTTTGGATGCCATTTACTCGACCGCTGCGCGCAACAACGTTCCCACCGCCGTGATCGGCGAGGCGATCATGTATCTGTCGCGCGGCCAGGATCTGAACACCTTCGCGACGCATAGCGACCGCCTGGTGCTGATCTATGGCGGCGCGGCACGTGGTGAAGGCGGTGCGGGAGGCCGCGTTCTCTACGTCGGCGTGCTCGGCGGCGAAAAGCCGCTCGAATGTTACGTCTATGAGCAGAGCGATGGAGAGCACGCCTGCGTATCGGGCGACGAAAGGGTCCATTCCCTGACCGTAACAAACGGCATGGCGACGCCCGTCAACGGTGTCATGACCTCCACCTTTGGGCCGCGAAAGCACCCGATCCTAAAAACCGTGCGGATCCACAAGGGAGTCGACTGGGCAGCCCCAGTCGGCACACCGATCGTAGCGGCCTATGACGGCGAGATCGTGTTCCAGGGGGATGGCGGCGGCTACGGCAAGCTCGTGCGGGTCGCTCACGAAGGCGGCCGCGAGACGAGATACGCACATCTGCAGCGTTTCGAACGGGAAAGCGGCGCTGTGGTAAAGGCTGGCGATGTAATCGGCTACGTCGGAACCACCGGCCTGTCGACCGGTCCGCATCTGCATTTCGAGCTTTACCTGGGTGGCGAGGCGATCGATCCCTTGGCATCCCCGACCCTCGCATCCGTTTCGGTGTCGGATGGTTCGGCCGTCGAAATCCTCACCGACCGCATCATTCAAGTCGAAAGTGGTGGCAATGCCCGAGCCAAGAACCCCCTATCCTCGGCCACAGGGCTTGGTCAGTTCATCGACTCCACCTGGATCAGGATGATGAACACCTACCGGCCGGATCTGGCGCGCTCGCTGTCACGCGCCGAGCAGCTGGCCCTACGCTTCGATGTGACCATCTCGCGGGAGATGGTGAGCAATCTCGCGCGTGAAGGTGAGGCCTATCTGCGTGCGCGCGGGCACAAGATAACCGCCGGGCGTCTTTATCTCTGCCATTTTCTTGGCATGGAAGGCGCGCACAAGGTGTTGGCGTCCCCCAGCAGCATGGCACTGATCGATGCTCTCGGGGCAGGCGTGATACGCGCCAATCCATTCCTGACCGGCAAGGATGTGGGCTATGTGCTGAGTTGGGCCGAGAGAAAGATGACCAGCCGTGGACGAAGACCCGTCGCGCAGCCGGTTATTGTAACTACGCAAATCACTCAGGTGTCGCCGGAGTTCGAAAAGTATAAAGCCGCGATCGCCGAACTCATGAAGCCGGAGCAGCAAGCTCTGTAG
- a CDS encoding OmpA family protein, protein MRATSALALVAALISADAYAQPVQSSEDIVKFFATAVDLGASRGICVGTEEECASKADKPVRTGLDMLINFDLDSADLTPEAREKLGEFATALKDNRLKSHSFIVEGYTDASGPEHYNIGLSQRRAQAVSAFLLSNGIEPSRMSATGKGERNPRVSDPYDPVNRRVEMRINLQ, encoded by the coding sequence ATGCGGGCTACTTCGGCATTGGCGCTGGTCGCAGCACTAATTTCAGCAGACGCGTACGCTCAACCTGTGCAGTCTTCGGAAGATATTGTGAAGTTTTTCGCAACCGCAGTCGATCTGGGCGCGTCCCGCGGCATCTGCGTTGGCACGGAGGAGGAGTGCGCGAGCAAGGCGGACAAGCCGGTCCGCACCGGCCTGGACATGTTGATCAATTTTGATCTCGACTCTGCGGATCTGACGCCCGAGGCGCGTGAGAAGCTGGGGGAATTTGCCACGGCGCTCAAGGACAATCGGCTGAAGTCCCATAGTTTCATCGTTGAGGGCTATACGGATGCATCGGGGCCCGAACACTATAATATTGGACTTTCGCAGCGGCGCGCGCAGGCAGTCAGCGCTTTTCTCTTGTCTAACGGCATCGAGCCGTCTCGCATGAGTGCGACCGGCAAGGGCGAACGCAATCCGCGCGTCAGCGATCCCTATGACCCCGTCAACAGACGGGTCGAGATGCGGATCAACCTGCAATAG
- the tagH gene encoding type VI secretion system-associated FHA domain protein TagH, producing the protein MNAPSAFGQEQEQKRFGESAMTITLTIVNVDLLPSGAPAFFQTANRSFQVGRDPNLDWTLQDPSRQISSRHCEVRFESGAYWLYDRSTNGVFVNGSTERMRGVHRLNNGDRLQIGPYVIDVMIAGDDGGLQIPPTVQGEPTAPAFDRPGAISASTAAKAGGVNEVSQRSMPVSGTQPALQPGSFLEAFCAGAGVPSDLFASRDQTELAYELGEFVKLTVENLSQMLRSRASAKAIIKSSSRTVIGSTDNNPLKHVPASAEAIESMFTRKRVGYLNARRSLEEAFKDLQTHEQATYAAMQKALAKLLDQLAPETIELAVKGSPFVPKKARAWDLFVERWEEQNAGENGMLDPFLAHFADAYDEATSKS; encoded by the coding sequence ATGAACGCACCTTCGGCATTCGGCCAGGAGCAGGAACAGAAGCGTTTCGGAGAAAGCGCGATGACAATCACTCTGACTATCGTCAATGTCGATCTTCTGCCGAGCGGGGCGCCGGCGTTCTTCCAGACGGCGAACCGCTCGTTCCAGGTCGGACGAGATCCCAATCTCGACTGGACCCTGCAGGACCCTTCACGTCAAATCTCAAGCCGGCACTGCGAAGTTCGATTCGAAAGCGGGGCCTACTGGCTGTATGACCGTTCAACCAACGGAGTGTTCGTGAACGGATCAACTGAACGGATGCGGGGCGTGCACCGGCTTAACAATGGCGATCGTTTGCAAATTGGGCCGTATGTCATCGACGTCATGATCGCTGGCGATGACGGAGGTCTCCAGATACCGCCCACTGTGCAGGGGGAGCCAACAGCACCAGCGTTCGACCGGCCCGGTGCGATTAGCGCGAGCACTGCCGCCAAGGCGGGAGGAGTGAATGAAGTCTCCCAGCGGTCGATGCCGGTGAGCGGGACCCAACCTGCCCTCCAGCCTGGATCGTTTCTCGAAGCATTTTGCGCGGGCGCAGGCGTTCCTTCGGATCTGTTCGCGTCGCGTGACCAGACAGAACTTGCCTACGAGCTCGGCGAATTTGTGAAACTGACCGTCGAGAACCTTAGCCAAATGCTGAGGTCGCGCGCTTCAGCCAAGGCGATAATCAAAAGTTCGAGCCGGACTGTCATCGGCTCGACCGACAACAACCCCCTGAAACACGTGCCAGCGAGCGCCGAAGCGATCGAGTCGATGTTCACTCGCAAGCGGGTTGGCTATCTCAACGCGCGGCGCAGCCTTGAAGAAGCATTTAAAGATCTCCAGACGCACGAACAGGCGACATACGCGGCTATGCAGAAGGCGCTGGCGAAGCTGCTCGACCAACTTGCCCCCGAAACCATAGAGTTGGCGGTGAAGGGATCGCCCTTCGTCCCGAAAAAGGCGCGGGCCTGGGACCTTTTCGTCGAGCGATGGGAGGAGCAGAATGCAGGCGAGAACGGCATGCTGGACCCGTTTCTGGCACATTTTGCAGATGCCTACGACGAAGCCACCAGCAAGAGCTAG